tttgttcagaaatttctttctgtgtcttaccctcttgcttgagggtgtcaatagtggccttctggacagcagttaggtcggcagtcttacccatgattggggttttgagtgatgaaccaggctgggagttttaaaggcctcaggaatcttttgcaggtgtttagagttaactcgttgattcagatgattaggttcatagctcgtttagagacccttttaatgacatgctaattttgtgagataggaattttgggttttcatgagctgtatgccaaaatcatccgtattaagacaataaaagacctgaaatatttcagttagtgtgcaatgaatctaaaatatatgaatgttaaattttcatcattacattatggaaaataatgaactttatcacaatatgctaatattttgagaaggacctgtaattatcttctatttttcatgtttaaacatGTGTAATGTGTTTTCAATATGCCAGTTTACATGGCAAGATAGGGAAAACTGATAGATATGAAAGCAGCTctacaaagaaaatatttacattctaTGTTAAAAACACCACGGTAATGTGTGTCTTGAGACTGTGCAGTCTGTTAGAAATagagcccctccttgaaccgcctgagcttgtgcagaaGGTCTAGAGATagcgactagaaatagtcgggttCGCCTCCATGTACAGCGTGGGctttggaacccatctcctcgagaggggctggactctcttctactctgtagTGGCCCGttgggagaggcggtgggctggggtgggtttgcttgttgccccccagctcagccgtctcgtgttggggtttactgctgtggatgagagggtcgcatccctgcacctttgggttggggacaggtcctctgactgtcgtttcggcctacgggccgagcggtagtgcggagcactcggccttcttggcagccctgtcgggggtgctgcatagtgtccctcccggggactccattattctgctggtggACTTTAACGCCCACAAGggaaaacgacagtgacacctggagggccatgattgggaggaatggcctccccgatctgaatccaagtggtgtttcattggacttctgtgctagtcacggattgtccataatgaacaccatgttcaagcataagggtgttcatcagtgcaccttcagccacatgttttggacactcgggtgaagagaggggctgagctgtccactgatcaccacctggtggttagttggatctgctggaagaggagaaagtcggacagactttgcaggcccaagcgcatagttaGGGTCTGTTGGAAACGTCTGGCAGAGGCCTCAGCCagagatgtattcaactctctcggctggcctggaaacgccttgggctccccctggaggtgctggaggaggtgtctggggagagggatgtctgggtgtctctactgagtctgttGCCCCCATGACCCGATcccggatgaagcagaagacgacaagtacgagtatttATACTTCTATGTTAAAAACACCACAGTAATGTGTGTCTTGAGACTATGCAGTCTATGTTAGATATATAGCAACACATGGTAAAGAACTCATTCCATAACTCACACTTTAATGGCATCCAACACCCTGAGATGGATAAACAAAAAAAGGGTAAATGCAAACAGTTTTCTTTGATATTGTGCTCTTGGACTATCTGGAACTTAAGGTATATCACATTAAAGTAACTGCATACAACAAATATTTACAGAGCCATGTAATATCTCATTCTTCACTTCCTGATTGAAAGGCTATACATTGCCCTTTTCCTTATTTTCTGctcttctttctgttttttatttagcaaataaagCTAATTATTGTCATATGCTAAACTTTACCTAAACATAACAGTATTATGTTAGACTTGTATAACATCTAGTCTTGTCATTTGCAGCTAACAATATGGATTCTGGCTTCGACATGTCAAGGCCTGTTCTGACCCACCTGAAACAGGTGACTAGTGTTTCAGGTCAGCTTCCTGCTAATGAAGGCCAAAACGGTGTCATCCCAGACCAGGCAGAGGACAGAAATGGCACAATCAACAGAAGGCATGATCTCACTGAGTTTTCTCACAGCACACGGCCCAACGCTGCCTACCTCTACTCATCATCCTTAGGTCCTAAGCCTTATTCAGGTCCCCTAAGCTTCCTGTGGAGAAAAGATGGAAGGTCAGAGGTGTTTGTGGATAGTTTCTTGTTCTGGCTGGACACTGTGGAGATGGTACGAGTTGCAGGCGAGCCGTTAGTTTTCTACTCCACTTGGGTGTTCCCAGTTTACATCCTGGCTTTCCTTTCTTCTCTCCGGATGATCATTTGTCCCCACAGCTCCTTGATGTCGTTTGCAGGAGTTATACTGCAGGATCTTCCTTTCTTTGTCCTTCGTGTTGCACTGattgttgtgtttggttttgtaACACCTTTGTTGTATCCTCTGAAAAATATTCTGGTGAGCTTAACTTTTATCTACTTCACATGGATGACCAAGCTGAAGATATTTAAAAGGCGCAGCATGTTCTAAAGAGGAGTGATGAAGGGACCATTTCATAAGTGGATGTTTGAACTGTTGGTGTTCAAGAGCAGCACTGTAGACTACTACTAAAATACCATTTTTGTAATTAATAGTCTAATATATAATGGTGTGTAGACTGGAAAGGAGCGTTTTTACTTTAATGACATGTCAAAAACATATTCGCATTTCCTTAAATCTATCCAGTTCCTTGAAAATTATTCATTCCCTTAGAACTTTCTCACATTTGGTCACATCGCAGTTCAGTCaaataaaacctaaatgtaTTGTATTTGGATTTCATATGAcagacttaaataaataaagtgcaTAATTGAGAAGTATAAGGGAATAATCTCCACCTTGCTGATTCTATTTAGAAAAATAGATTAACTGGGCACTGggtggctcagttggtagagCTGGCGCACCATCTGCAGAGGCTATACACTCAccgaccactttattaggtacacctgtccaactgctcgtcaacacaaatttctaatgagccaatcacatggcagcaactcaatgcatttagacatgtagacatggtcaagacgatctgctgcagttcaaacggagcatcagaatggggaagaaaggtgatttaagtgactgaaCGTGGCAAGGTTGttggctggtctgagtatttcagaaactgctgatctactgggattttcacgcactaccatctctagggtttacagagaatggtccaaaaaagagaaaatgtccagtgagcggcagttttgtgggcacaaatgccttgttaatgccagaggtcagaggagaatggccagactggttcgagctgatagaaaggcaacattaactcaaataaccactcgttacaaccaaggcatgaaGAAgtgcatctctgaatgcacaacacgtcgaaccttgaggcggatgggctacagcatcagaagaccacactgggtgccactcctgttagaacaggaaactgaggctacaattcgcacaggctcactaaaattggacaatagaagattggaaaaacgttgcctgatctgatgagtctcaatttctacTGCGACATTCGGATAGTAAGGTCAGAATTAGGCGTCAACAAcgtgaaagcatggatccatcctgccttgtatcaattgttcaggctggtggtggtggtgtaatggtgtgggggatattttcttggcaccctttgggccccttagtaccaattgagcatcgtgtcaacgccacagcctacttGAGTATTGTTGTTGACCATgtcatccctttatgaccacagtgtacccatcttctgatggttacttccagcaggataatgcgccatgtcataaagcacaaatcatctcagactggtttcctGAACATGACAATTAGTTcaatgtactcaaatggcctccacagttaccagatctcaatccaatagagcacctttgggatgtggtggagcaggagatgtgcagccgacaaatctgcagcatctgtgtgatgcaatcatgtcaatatggaccaaactctctgaggaatgtttccagtaccttgtcaaatctatgccacgaaggacgAAGGCAGTTCTGCAGTTCTGagggcaaaagggggtccaacaaGGTACTAGtaaagtgtacctaataaagtgactgGTGAGTGTAGTTCTCAACACGGTTATCCTGGGTTCATTTCCTGGTCTCAGGCTCTTTGCTGCATGCCTTTCCCTTCTCTCTGCGCCCTGCTTTCTGTCAATCTACAGTTCAATAAAGACAACTAGTGCCAAGAAAATCTTCAAAACGTTTGAGTCacttatatatgttttatcGTTAAGGTGGTGTAGTTCAGGGTGATATTCAGGCAGTGTTATTTTTTCATGACATTTAGTGTTTTGGATGTAGGCTAATAACTTCAGTTTTGGTGCCATCTGTCCCAAGTACACTGTTCTGTGTGCTTGCTGTGCCCCCTATGTCTTGTGGTAAACCTAGAAACAGAAATGTATACCtttaaatctgctttaaaattctccacagctttctccctgaccaatgtgttccctggtcttcatgatactgaTTGTTAACCAATGTTCTTCAACAAACATCTAAGGCCTTTACAGGACAGGTGGATTTAGGCTGATATTTAAGTCACATATTTGGACTCTAGATTATATCTCtcctgaaggcagttggttgcacaggACTTGATTAAGGGGACTTATtgccacatttttcaaattttcctTTGGAAAGACAATGTAAAAATCATGTATTCTTTTTCTTccctttacaattatgcactactttatgtccGTCCATTacattaaaatgcaataaaatacactaaaatttTGAGTTTCAATCTGGCAAAATGTAAAGACGtacaaggggtatgaataattctgcaagacactgtatatttattatatttttacacCTATGTTTTCTtgctacattttgtttttagaatatGTACATCtgtatacataaaaaataataaatattaaatattacatatttattagtacagaataaacacaggtaaaaatgttgtttaaagCTATATAAACTAAATGAGTGAGGGTGCCACTAAGAGAAGCCCTCTGTTTAAACAGGCTTAAACCCAGCaaagattattttcattaaataataaGTTACTGTAAAATTCTGAAAAAAGTGTTATGTATCAGTACGAGTCAATTGAGCTGTGTACATGATTTCAACgtttataaaacacaaaacttaACTTGAACAACATAAGTAGAGTTAATAGATTACTTTCTAAATGTGAATTCAACCAGTGTTTGCAGCGGAATCAGGAAGGAGGTGAGGCTGTCAAGATGAAGATCACCAAAACTTAGGGCTGAAGAAGGATGAGGAGCACTGAACCTTGGGTGCTGGGAGAACAAGAATCAAGGTTTAAATTTCACATACCAGtgaacaaaaaatttaaataatgcagaacatgaagcaaaataaaattaaaaggacatttttaacataactttgatttgcttttgtttcttttttagatgTCTATCTGTGATTGTATCAGTGCAGAACTCTACAGTGACAGCAAAGTAATTTTCCCTCTTCCACCAGGACACGTTAAACAGAATTACACCCACGATTCACATAGTTCCTGTGATGGATGGGCTTCGATTGAATCATTAAATCATGTTAAGCAATACGTCAAGCcagttttttccaaaataatagaggaaataataaaacttgaaaaataaatctgaacaaATTCCCATGGAACCTTGGGAGAAACTTGTTAAAGATATGAGTAATAAAACACCAGCCAAGCAGCTGTAGctcacagtaaaaaaaacagatctggCTGGTTTTCATTTATGGgcataaaaaatgaaattaacttCCCCCTAATATCCCCAGAGCCATGATCTTCCTGCTTCTCAATAATTCATATAGTAATCTGCAAGAAGGTATTAGTGCAGCACGAGCAACACATGAGGGCTTCTTTGCAGTGCAGCTTGGTGGTGTGATGGACACACTTTTTCATTTGTGTGACACAGACGGACTGCCAAAGATGATCAAAGGAAAAAATAACAGTCTGCACCCCTTCCTCTTCATTTAGGACTTGAAAATCCCTGTTCATCAATGAACAGTTctcatttattagtttttactTACCTATTTTTTGGTGTTTTAACTGTTCTTATTCTGTTAGTTTTGTAGTGGATGCTGGACTTTTACTGCTTATTTCGTATTTTGTGTAGCACTTTGGTCAGTTTAGGtgtgtaaagtgctttataaataaagcttgattgattgatttgtcAGCATTAAATTCATTTTACATACACACCTTCCTTTCGTGAAGCATTCCTGTCATAatctatttatattttgtttaagaCTTAAAATATGGTTATTAAGACTTTCTGTATCCTGTAGTATAAATAAGAGGCCTAAATCTttcagccactcttcaaaatgggaaacacAAGAGATCAAGCCCACTTAGGTTTTGAATTGCATATGTTGATCTTAAGTCAGGTAACAAGAGAATAGTAACTCAACCAAATTTTCTTGTATCTGCAATTTGAGTATCAAGTAAGATAACTGGGACAACCAAGGTTGGACAAAGTTTATGATGCCACCACATACGGAGAATTTCAACGAAGGAATAAAATCTCCAAATCTCACTCTAGAGAACTGCGGCAAATTCTTCAGTGTATGGCAATAAAAGATGGACAATTTTGAGAATTCTGTACTGATCTTTACCAGAAATGACTATGACTGTGGGTGCCACTGTATGTAATCAATGTCTGGAATAACTTAATTACTTAGACAGGCTTGTTATCCATCAGAGGAAAACACTGAAAGTTCTTGTTGAAAGTCCTAGTTCTATTTCTACTTCATGACTAGAAACCCTCCCAATATTGACTACTTCCCACTCCCCTGTGTGGGGAGAAACAATTTGGCCAAATTGAATGCATTGTCTTTTATGAGAGTTTTCCAAACTGCCAAGACATATTTGATGAACCTATTAAATTTCTTActgtcttttctgttttttaggtAAGTGGCACAGGCTTAAGTAATGTTTACGATGAAACAAAGTCAATAAGTAAGAGGTCATGCAAAGTAGATTGGTACATCTAATTCAAACAAAATTGTAAAGCAATTACTTTAAATGTAAAGCACttctcaaatgtatttttgatttttgtttctacattttgtcacgttacaaccaagaacttcagcatattttattgggatgcgGAAGAACAATAATACATAGTTTCctacaaatataaatctgtaaggtgtggtgtgcatttgtattcatgctccctgaaccaatactttgtagaacctcgTTTCAAATGTTGcggtactttcttttttttttttttttttaaccagtttttaATGTACAGGGACAAACATTCTTGGACTTTTCaatttggatttatgtctgggcCATTCTACTACATCATTATGCTTTGTTATGCCAGTTTCGAATCATAAACTAGGAAagcaggttttcctccagaatTTCCCTTTATTTAGTTCCATCTATGTAGTCATTAAGATCAtatcccacagcataatgttgCCACCACTATGTGTTATCAGGATAATGTGTACAgttagtttttttccccccacacATACAGATTACATATAAATGAAAATGGTTAaattggtctcatttgaccagagaaCCTTGAATATGGTTGTGGTAGGATGTCTtacagctttctttcaacaatagctttttTCCGTGTCCCTCTTCCACCAATTGTATTTTCTAttacatctcaataaaatacactggagTTTGCGGTTGTAATATGACCAAATAGAAAAAACTTTTAAGggtacatttgcaaggcactgtacaaagCTGAGTCCTTTTGCAATTTCAGccatttgtttagttttgttgtgGTGAATGACACCATAATAAACATTACCTACTTGTTATTGCAAGATTAGAACCTAGAAGCTTGTTGCTTCCTAGTTTTGCTTGAACAAAATGACAGTCTTTTAAAATGGGTTTAAATAGATGGGGAGTTACTGTCTGcactttcagatttcttttttttttttcttttgtccggatagcttttaactttaataaGTTTGTAATAAGTtggaaaaacgttttttttagcCCCTAAATTAGAATGTAGAAGAGTAAAAGAAAAttactcaaaataaaacaaatgcatgggCACTTAGCTTGGACAAGGTGCTTGTGAAAATGATATCGAGAAACAACGGACATAAAGATTGGGCAGATAGTGTCGAGGGGGAGAAACAAGAGAGATAGGAGGCTAATGAGCAAGAGAGGAGGTGTTGTAAATCTGACAGACTGGAGGCGCATTTAAATTCAGGCTGTGTTTCTCCTGCGCTAGCCGAATGTTACCCGGCTCTAGCATGGCAACAGAGAGGGGCAGCACTTCAGCTGCAgcctctacacacacacacacacacacacacacacagacagtcGCAACAAGATCGCAAAGGGTGACTCAGGTAAGCTAAAATGCCCCTGAAGAGACAGTACCCCTGTGGAAGAAAATAGCATGCACAGCGAGAAAGAGAGATAgtggatgaggaggaggaggagccacAGGGCTGGAATCTTTGAGGTGGAAGAAAAAGAGGACTGAAAAGAATTGAACCTGAAACTGTCTGATTCTGGACTCTTACAGTGGGCTTAAGAGAGAGGGATGAGGACAAGCAAGATGGATGTGGAGTGATGCAGGAGCTTTGACTAGACTAATGTGAGAGACTGAAGAGCGCTGAGAGACTCACAGAgaagaaaattatatttagtttcagcagcagattGTTCTCGGTGTTTGAACTGGAGAGCAGGCTGAGGGATTCTCAACAGGGGAAGCTGAGACACTGATAGAGGTGAGGTGGAATGGAAAGGCAAAGATACAAACCGACAGATGAACCACCTGTTCTCTTACAGATGAGGTGAGCATATTAACACAAAGACATTAAGAAATCCTGCTGCTCTTCAGACTAACAAATGCTACTTAGGTGGCGGATATTTAGATATCTGCTGTCAGGATTTCCTGGACCTGGTCTCAAAAAAGGAAGCAGACACGTAACCCCAGGTGACCTCCCCTTTCCATCCTCCTACCATACATTTAATAACTTGTGGACTTTGTAGATTTGAGTCTTCATCTCCCATGGGATCCTTAAACTCCCTGATGAGCTTCTCTCATTGCGACCTGAGAGTATTTGTGAACTGGTCTTAAGGCGACCCACCCCCCGGAGGCTCAACCAGCCTGTCCTCTTCTCTTCCTAAAACTTGATGTCTTGATCTTGATGCATTGCTGTGGGCTGGGACACTGGCGGAGAGTGCCGTCCACCTATGTAAGTGGCAGCATCACCTGCAGGATCCACACACACCCTTTTGATCGCATAGCAACAGTGGAGTCTTGCAGTGGGGGTAGTGGGGATGGACTACAGTAGGGGAGATAGCAGTTAATTCACTCACACATGTTCATC
This genomic interval from Girardinichthys multiradiatus isolate DD_20200921_A chromosome 6, DD_fGirMul_XY1, whole genome shotgun sequence contains the following:
- the tmem236 gene encoding transmembrane protein 236, encoding MPSGKTVKLVMYEGMQFAALVVPVFVIMERFARLIRDVKGHNVTAYWLVVAASVAYVTSATLLVWVPLKYMILKKRRFILKITQWRPIVLTYLLLSPLPCFAILIASSKVQLDNGQKLDHFTELPVSLVLFSLICVDIIERIQPYRLTGKANNMDSGFDMSRPVLTHLKQVTSVSGQLPANEGQNGVIPDQAEDRNGTINRRHDLTEFSHSTRPNAAYLYSSSLGPKPYSGPLSFLWRKDGRSEVFVDSFLFWLDTVEMVRVAGEPLVFYSTWVFPVYILAFLSSLRMIICPHSSLMSFAGVILQDLPFFVLRVALIVVFGFVTPLLYPLKNILVSLTFIYFTWMTKLKIFKRRSMF